In Salmo trutta chromosome 37, fSalTru1.1, whole genome shotgun sequence, the following proteins share a genomic window:
- the LOC115176998 gene encoding ADP-ribosylation factor-like protein 4A — MGNRLSEPQTFLSRIPFFQSFHIAILGLDSAGKTTILYRLQFNEFVNTVPTKGFNAEKVNVSLGGHRTVTFHFWDVGGQEKLRPLWKSYTRCTDGIVFVVDSVDAERMEEAKTELHKIAKTGDNQGVPLLVVANKQDLRHSLSLAEIEKALALKELGPGTPWHLQPTCAIIGDGLKDGMERLHDMILKRRKMLRQQTKKR; from the coding sequence ATGGGGAATAGATTATCTGAACCACAGACCTTCCTCTCGAGAATCCCCTTCTTTCAGTCGTTCCATATCGCCATTTTGGGACTGGACTCTGCAGGTAAAACGACTATTCTGTACAGGTTGCAGTTCAATGAGTTTGTCAACACAGTGCCTACCAAAGGCTTCAACGCAGAAAAGGTCAATGTGTCTTTGGGCGGCCACAGGACGGTGACCTTCCATTTCTGGGACGTGGGTGGTCAAGAGAAGTTGCGTCCATTGTGGAAGTCATACACACGCTGTACCGACGGAATTGTATTCGTGGTGGACTCTGTAGATGCCGAACGCATGGAGGAGGCTAAAACAGAGCTCCATAAAATCGCCAAGACCGGAGACAACCAGGGAGTGCCACTGCTGGTGGTGGCTAACAAGCAAGACCTGAGGCACTCTCTGAGCCTGGCGGAGATTGAAAAGGCGCTAGCGTTGAAGGAACTGGGCCCTGGAACGCCTTGGCACCTGCAGCCCACCTGTGCCATCATAGGAGACGGACTGAAAGATGGCATGGAGAGACTCCATGACATGATCCTTAAACGGAGAAAGATGCTCCGCCAACAGACGAAAAAGAGATGA